One Argonema galeatum A003/A1 DNA window includes the following coding sequences:
- a CDS encoding DUF5615 family PIN-like protein produces MARFYADEQFPKAVSELLRTLGHDVLTVQEAGNANQRIPDEDVLNFAIQNNRAVLTLNHQDFVRLHRANPNHLGIVSCTNDRDRPRMANRIDAAVAIEESLHGKLIRVVRPSQ; encoded by the coding sequence ATGGCACGTTTTTATGCAGATGAGCAATTTCCCAAAGCCGTCAGCGAACTCCTCCGCACGTTGGGGCATGATGTTTTGACCGTTCAAGAAGCGGGGAATGCCAATCAACGCATTCCTGATGAAGATGTTCTCAACTTTGCCATTCAAAACAATCGGGCTGTTCTCACTCTGAATCACCAAGATTTTGTACGTCTCCATCGGGCAAATCCAAACCATTTGGGGATTGTCAGTTGTACAAACGATCGCGATAGACCCAGGATGGCAAACCGGATTGATGCGGCAGTTGCTATAGAAGAATCATTACACGGCAAACTGATTCGAGTTGTTCGTCCTTCACAGTGA
- a CDS encoding DUF433 domain-containing protein — protein MTLKDLEPQLLALSDDEKAQVVQLLSQGKIIQGRGIEKTPGVCGGSACIANTRIPVWVLVDARRLGITESQLLDDYPTLSAVDLVNAWNYAEAFPDEIETAIQENNEELSEAL, from the coding sequence ATGACGCTGAAAGACTTAGAGCCTCAACTGCTGGCACTTTCTGACGACGAAAAAGCTCAAGTTGTGCAACTCCTATCGCAAGGCAAAATTATCCAAGGACGCGGTATAGAGAAAACGCCTGGAGTCTGTGGTGGTAGTGCTTGCATAGCCAATACGCGGATTCCCGTTTGGGTTTTAGTGGATGCCCGCCGCTTGGGTATTACCGAATCGCAACTGCTAGACGACTATCCCACCCTCAGCGCCGTCGATTTGGTCAACGCCTGGAACTATGCTGAAGCGTTTCCTGATGAAATCGAAACTGCTATTCAAGAAAACAACGAAGAGCTGTCCGAAGCACTGTAG